TCGTCGTTATATCCCGGTGCAGTATCAAAATAATTCACACCAAGTTCATTTGCACGTACTACTATCTCTGCACATTTATCGTAATTATAACTATCTCCGGTTTTTGGAAACCTCATACCTCCAAACCCTATTGCAGATATATCCTTACCTGTATTACCGTATTTTTTGTAAATCATCCTATAATACCTCCGGGTTACCAATTATATTCATCATTTTTCATATATTAATCTAAGTAGTATTACGTTAAAATTATACTTTTATAAAACTAAATTTCAATGTACATTCTTATCTTTTTTGCATGTAATTTTATAACTATTTTTAATCAAATGATAAAGTACAACCATTTTCCTTCAACCATTTTTTGTAAACTTTATAATCCGGCATAACAGCTTCAACAAGGCTCCAAAATTTCCCTGAATGGTTCATCTCTTTCATGTGACAGAGTTCATGTATAACTACGTAATCAACTATCGGCAAAGGCGACATAACAAGTTTCCAATTAAGGTTAATATTACCTTTCGAACTACAACTTCCCCACCTTGTTTTTTGCTCTTTGATAGCCACTTTTTTAGGTGATAAACCAGTAAAAGATGAGTATAATCTGATTCTTTCAACCAGAAGCTCTCCGGCCTTTGATATATACCAGTTTTTTAGGAAAGATTTAATTTTGTCCTTATTTGCAGTTTCCGATATTTCCAAAACCATTAGTTCCTCTTCAAACCGTACTTGTGGTTTTTTGATAATATTATTTTCAACAATTTTAAGTCTGTATGATTTTCCCAGATAATAAAACAAATCACCGTTTTCAAAGGATTTTTTTATCACAGCAGAGGGTTTCTCGCTGATTTCATCCAACTTTTGTACAATCCACCTCTCTTTTTCAAACAGAAGTTTCTCAATGTATGCAATCGGAGTTTTTAGCGGACAACATACAAAAATCTGTCCTGTATTTTTTATCATAATGGAAATTGTTCTTCTGCTGCTTCTTTTGAGGTTATATACCAGTTCTTTTCCGTTGAGGTTAATTCGTGATAATATTTCTACAGTTTTTTGAGATTTATTCAATTTAAATATTCCTCCGCAAGCATAAATAAATGTATCCCGATATTAGCAAAGCAA
This region of Clostridium sp. BNL1100 genomic DNA includes:
- a CDS encoding SprT family zinc-dependent metalloprotease, with protein sequence MNKSQKTVEILSRINLNGKELVYNLKRSSRRTISIMIKNTGQIFVCCPLKTPIAYIEKLLFEKERWIVQKLDEISEKPSAVIKKSFENGDLFYYLGKSYRLKIVENNIIKKPQVRFEEELMVLEISETANKDKIKSFLKNWYISKAGELLVERIRLYSSFTGLSPKKVAIKEQKTRWGSCSSKGNINLNWKLVMSPLPIVDYVVIHELCHMKEMNHSGKFWSLVEAVMPDYKVYKKWLKENGCTLSFD